From the Carassius gibelio isolate Cgi1373 ecotype wild population from Czech Republic chromosome B25, carGib1.2-hapl.c, whole genome shotgun sequence genome, one window contains:
- the ankrd27 gene encoding ankyrin repeat domain-containing protein 27 — MAVYDENILKNPFYQALEKHRPDLCSRVAELHGIILVPCCGSLPAGSFPASQFEGYVLQPAEQGYQTLDGKEVSIDNNQVRLGAGFPNPTSVPILFEETFYNEKEQAYSILCIARPFDADHSPEELSSVSAPYCLKSIEDVREFLGRHAEKLDKLVAAFSHSFKEQERKGLRHQIDSVNTLYTKCLQLLLRDSRLKILARQEIQMTLLKQAVEMYIHHGIHDLLFSYVGSLEASRDAAFNKTTRSLQDLQQKELGVKSEFSINIPRAKRELSQLNSCTSPQQKLLCIRKVILTIMQSTRRRDTAVSIEAMCADDLLLVILYLLIKTEIPNWMANLSYIKNFRFRKSSKDELSYCLTSFEAAVEYISQGNLTPSALGSGDRLSFRHKVDLLSQNATPIDQLFEHIVSGNEAEVKRLLSESENEEDGRKLCHPLCSCDACDRHISGRLNDPSIVTPFSRDDRGYTPLHVAAICGQSLLIDLLVSKGAVVNATDYHALTPLHLSCQKGFQGVTLLLLHYKANTDAQDNNGNTPLHLACMYGHEDCVKALLYFDLHSCRLNVQNDKGDTPLHIAARWGYEGIMEVLLENGASTLIHNKAKETPLHCALNSKILSLLERGHNDSSKRESGFEVSSDILARRVDDFVLAWTASSMSSLSVEATPPDAERTRHKEVEKLLRAVADGDVQMVRYLLDWLDEEPEDEEASVPVKTVLCHPLCQCPSCEPAQKKAARLQPDGVGVNSSADGFTPLHVAALHGHTALVSLFTRHGANINARNNQSATPLHLACQNSQIQVVSALLECNAKLNKKDQYGNTPLILACLKGNLDIATILLESGALVNLANNQGNSGLHEAVRGGHVQLVELLLHRGALVHMRNKRQRTALDCAHETAGQNTEIQRLLQKVFADAPDIHPVKPHSRGTDGIVVQRVKPHESPSSGRKDTDHTKHRSLKRTDRAVTTIGVLDQTEEGQSDRRRLVRGETVDSSGPQSPRAQSRSMTRCHTISQDLTQRSLQEPNGEEEDDGETAATEMDNVVL, encoded by the exons ATGGCTGTGTATGATGAGAATATCCTGAAGAACCCTTTTTACCAGGCCCTGGAAAAACACCGGCCGGATCTGTGCAGCAGGGTGGCAGAACTCCATGGCATT ATTCTGGTGCCGTGTTGTGGAAGTTTACCAGCGGGCTCTTTCCCAGCATCTCAGTTCGAGGGGTACGTGCTCCAGCCTGCCGAACAGGGTTACCAGACGCTGGATGGAAAG GAAGTGTCTATAGACAATAACCAGGTCCGGCTGGGTGCAGGGTTTCCCAATCCCACCTCTGTCCCCATCCTGTTCGAGGAGACCTTCTACAATGAGAAAGAGCAGGCCTACAGCATACTGTGCATCGCACGGCCCTTCGACGCCGACCACAGCCCTG AGGAGTTGAGTAGTGTTTCTGCTCCGTACTGTCTGAAGAGTATCGAGGATGTGAGGGAGTTTCTGGGCCGCCATGCTGAAAAACTGGACAAGCTTGTGGCCGCCTTCTCCCACTCCTTTAAAGAACAAGAGAGGAAGGGCCTCCGACATCAAATA GACTCTGTAAATACCCTTTACACAAAATGTCTTCAGCTGCTGTTGAGGGACTCTCGACTG AAGATTTTGGCCAGACAGGAGATACAGATGACTCTACTCAAACAAGCAGTGGAG ATGTACATCCATCATGGCATCCATGATCTACTCTTTAGTTATGTGGGGAGTCTTGAAGCAAGTCGg GATGCGGCGTTCAACAAAACGACGCGCTCCTTGCAGGATCTGCAGCAGAAGGAGCTTGGTGTGAAGTCAGAATTCAG taTAAACATTCCTCGTGCTAAGCGGGAGTTGAGTCAGCTGAACAGCTGTACGTCTCCCCAGCAGAAACTGCTCTGCATAAGGAAGGTTATTTTAACCATCATGCAGTCAACCAGACGCAGAGATACAG CGGTGAGCATCGAGGCCATGTGTGCTGACGATCTCCTGCTAGTCATTCTCTATCTGCTAATCAAAACAGAAATCCCTAACTG GATGGCCAATCTGAGCTACATAAAGAACTTCCGCTTCCGTAAGTCCAGTAAGGATGAGCTGAGTTACTGTCTCACCTCGTTTGAGGCTGCGGTGGAGTACATCAGCCAGGGAAACCTCACCCCGAGCGCTCTG GGGTCAGGAGATCGACTGTCCTTCAGACACAAGGTGGACCTGCTGTCCCAGAATGCCACACCTATAGACCAGCTGTTTGAG CACATTGTGAGTGGAAATGAGGCCGAGGTGAAGCGTTTGCTAAGCGAGAGTGAGAATGAGGAGGACGGGAGGAAGTTATGTCACCCACTCTGTTCCTGTGACGCCTGCGACCGCCACATCTCAGG GAGGTTAAACGACCCGTCCATCGTCACTCCATTCTCTCGGGATGACAGAGGCTACACTCCTCTACATGTTGCTGCTATTTGTG GTCAGTCCCTGCTGATTGATTTGCTGGTGTCGAAGGGAGCTGTGGTGAACGCCACCGATTATCACGCGCTCACACCGCTGCACCTCTCCTGCCAGAAGGGCTTCCAGGGCGTCACG CTGCTGCTCTTGCATTACAAGGCAAACACAGATGCTCAGGATAACAATGGAAACACCCCTCTACACCTGGCCTGCATGTACGGCCACGAAGAT TGTGTGAAGGCGCTGCTGTACTTCGACCTGCACTCCTGTCGACTGAACGTTCAGAACGATAAGGGAGACACGCCGCTGCACATCGCCGCTCGCTGGGGCTACGAGGGCATCATGGAGGTGCTCCTGGAGAACGGGGCATCAACCCTCATCCACAACAAAGCCAAGGAGACGCCGTTACACTGTGCCCTCAACTCCAAG ATTCTGTCGTTGTTGGAGCGCGGACACAATGACTCCAGTAAAAGGGAAAGTGGATTCGAGGTGAGTTCAGATATCTTGGCA AGAAGGGTGGATGATTTTGTGCTGGCCTGGACTGCGTCCAGTATGTCTTCTCTCAGTGTGGAGGCCACACCACCGGACGCCGAGCGCACACGACACAAAGAG GTGGAGAAGTTGTTGAGAGCTGTGGCTGATGGAGATGTGCAGATG gtGCGTTATCTGTTGGATTGGCTGGATGAGGAGCCAGAGGACGAGGAAGCTTCAGTGCCAGTGAAGACAGTGTTGTGCCATCCTCTGTGTCAGTGCCCCAGCTGTGAACCTGCACAGAAG aaagCGGCCCGCCTGCAGCCGGACGGTGTGGGTGTGAACAGCAGTGCTGACGGCTTCACTCCGCTCCATGTGGCGGCGCTGCACGGACACACAGCTCTGGTGTCTCTCTTCACCCGCCACGGGGCCAACATCAACGCTCGCAACAATCAGAGCGCCACCCCGCTCCACCTGGCCTGCCAGAACAGCCAGATACAG gtgGTGTCTGCTCTGCTGGAGTGTAATGCCAAACTGAACAAGAAAGACCAGTATGGAAACACTCCGCTGATTCTTGCCTGTCTGAAGGGAAATCTGGACATAGCCACCATTTTGCTTGAG AGCGGTGCGCTGGTGAATCTGGCTAATAATCAGGGTAACAGCGGTCTGCATGAGGCGGTGAGAGGGGGACACGTCCAGCTGGTGGAGCTCCTGCTGCACAGAGGGGCTTTAGTGCACATGCGCAACAAGAGACAGCGGACCGCCCTCGACTGTGCACACGAGACCGCcgggcag AATACAGAAATTCAGAGACTCCTGCAGAAAGTCTTTGCTGATGCTCCGGACATTCATCCAGTTAAACCACACTCCAGAGGAACAGATGGCATTGTGG TTCAAAGAGTAAAACCGCATGAGAGTCCCAGCAGTGGCAGAAAAGACACAGACCACACAAAACACAG GAGTCTGAAGAGGACTGACAGAGCAGTGACCACGATAGGAGTATTAGACCAG ACAGAGGAGGGTCAGAGTGACAGACGCAGACTGGTGAGAGGAGAGACGGTGGACAGCAGCGGGCCTCAGTCGCCTCGCGCCCAAAGCAGGAGCATGACCCGCTGCCACACCATCAGCCAGGACCTGACCCAGCGCTCGCTGCAGGAGCCCAACGGGGAGGAGGAAGACGATGGGGAGACCGCTGCCACAGAAATGGACAATGTTGTGTTGTGA